The following are from one region of the bacterium genome:
- a CDS encoding periplasmic heavy metal sensor — MRTRIFLVALISVFVVAGVVVAQGPRAGMGKGMGMGYGLMGLGPRMIKELELTDDQVTKLKQIHADFMTATQTTRDQLKTKMQEMAQLWMQDATADQLKAKLAEVDPLKAELRDAAIDSALQARAVLTEEQREKVRQMIKEKTEDGMGMCWGLGAYCGVGCPMAE, encoded by the coding sequence ATGCGAACCAGGATTTTCTTAGTGGCATTGATCTCAGTATTTGTGGTTGCCGGGGTAGTGGTGGCTCAGGGTCCCAGAGCAGGCATGGGCAAAGGTATGGGCATGGGATACGGTCTGATGGGTTTAGGTCCGAGGATGATAAAGGAGTTGGAACTGACGGACGACCAAGTGACCAAGCTCAAGCAGATACATGCTGATTTTATGACTGCCACGCAGACCACGCGCGATCAGCTCAAGACAAAGATGCAGGAGATGGCTCAGCTCTGGATGCAGGATGCGACTGCCGATCAGCTCAAGGCAAAACTAGCCGAGGTCGACCCTTTGAAAGCCGAACTGCGCGATGCCGCGATAGATTCGGCACTCCAGGCGCGAGCCGTGCTCACTGAAGAGCAGCGTGAAAAGGTTCGACAGATGATAAAAGAGAAGACAGAAGACGGCATGGGTATGTGCTGGGGTCTCGGAGCCTATTGCGGTGTTGGTTGCCCGATGGCTGAATAG
- the tilS gene encoding tRNA lysidine(34) synthetase TilS, whose product MDILSAAKHHHMFDKGDRVLVAVSGGPDSIALLHCLHTRCAEFGISLHVAHLNHCIRGESSDLDEQFVKEFADELGLKYTTKRVDIPSIKSQMQTCMEDAARIVRYKFLHDTATDLGMNKIAVGHNADDRAESVLYNIIRGAGIDGISSIKPVRGNIVRPLLHTTRREIEEYIKAHILPFRVDETNMDTAYSRNRIRHELLPLLESDYNPQIRSALVRLADIASDTNDFIEQSAEHINTGLVYRDAYDADLFAQLPVAMQRWIVRSKIESLKGDLKDVSLEQIDRVLDALRTGENFKITLPTGRIYAIRQAERFSIETEQLENAVEHFIRPLAVPGITHIPEAAYLISAEIVENPVPSKLPGDEAMIDCESIKGTLKVRSGRPGDRIIPFGMAESKKLQDIFVDKKIPRQKRTKAIVVADDEKILWVVGIVSSDIGKISPSTQQAVHLQIGSAEASPSCSTK is encoded by the coding sequence ATGGATATCCTCTCAGCCGCCAAGCATCATCACATGTTCGATAAGGGTGACAGGGTGCTTGTCGCCGTCTCGGGTGGACCCGACTCCATTGCCCTACTCCACTGCCTCCACACTCGCTGCGCAGAATTCGGCATAAGCCTTCATGTGGCTCACCTCAATCATTGCATCAGAGGCGAATCGTCTGATCTGGACGAGCAGTTTGTTAAAGAATTTGCTGACGAACTTGGACTAAAATACACAACTAAGCGCGTAGATATTCCCAGCATAAAATCACAAATGCAGACATGCATGGAGGATGCTGCGCGTATTGTGCGGTATAAGTTTCTGCATGATACTGCAACAGACTTAGGTATGAACAAGATAGCGGTGGGTCATAACGCCGATGACCGAGCGGAGTCAGTCCTCTATAATATCATCCGAGGCGCCGGGATCGACGGAATCAGCTCCATCAAACCGGTGCGGGGTAACATCGTAAGGCCGCTGCTGCATACTACTCGCCGTGAGATTGAAGAGTATATCAAAGCACACATCCTACCCTTCCGTGTGGACGAGACCAATATGGACACAGCCTATTCGAGAAATCGTATAAGGCATGAACTCCTGCCACTGCTCGAATCGGACTATAACCCGCAGATAAGGTCGGCGTTGGTCAGGCTGGCTGACATCGCATCAGACACCAACGACTTTATCGAGCAGTCGGCAGAACATATTAACACCGGACTTGTATATCGGGATGCATATGACGCTGATTTGTTTGCGCAGCTTCCTGTCGCGATGCAGAGGTGGATTGTTCGGTCAAAGATCGAATCGCTAAAGGGTGACCTAAAGGATGTCTCGTTGGAACAGATTGACCGTGTGCTGGATGCTCTGCGCACCGGTGAAAATTTTAAGATCACTCTGCCTACGGGCCGTATATATGCAATAAGGCAGGCAGAACGGTTTTCGATAGAGACTGAGCAGCTTGAAAATGCTGTTGAGCATTTTATCAGACCGCTGGCTGTGCCCGGCATTACACATATACCGGAAGCTGCATACCTTATATCAGCCGAAATTGTTGAGAATCCTGTTCCATCCAAACTACCGGGCGATGAGGCGATGATAGACTGTGAAAGCATAAAAGGCACACTGAAAGTTAGAAGTGGTCGACCCGGCGACCGGATCATCCCCTTTGGAATGGCCGAAAGCAAGAAGCTGCAGGACATATTCGTCGACAAGAAAATTCCCAGGCAAAAGCGGACAAAAGCGATTGTGGTGGCGGATGATGAAAAGATACTGTGGGTGGTAGGAATTGTAAGCTCGGATATTGGGAAGATATCGCCATCTACTCAGCAGGCGGTTCACCTTCAGATCGGCTCAGCAGAAGCTTCGCCCTCCTGCTCTACCAAATAA
- a CDS encoding cofactor-independent phosphoglycerate mutase, with amino-acid sequence MKYLLIIFDGMADEPLAELDGKTPLQVVKKPNMDEIARLGRIGAAITTPVGMTPGSDVTNMGILGFDPKAYYTGRGAIEAASLGIPVETSDAVFRTNLVSTDGEKMIESSGGHISTPEAHELVKAIDEKLSTSAIKFYPGVSYRHIMVWHGGSAEVHCTAPYKIINEPVMEHMPEGDGDQKLRQMMLDSYEILDNHPVNRRRKDEGQLPANMIWFWGESRPPAIPSFVKQFGMPGAVVAAVDLIKGLGRMVGLDVINVPGVTGYVDTNYLGKGQYAVEALKKYDFVWVHVEAPDEAGHESDIDKKIEAIQECDEKVLGTILNGLKKSDEDARILLMPDHPTPIATGSHSSNGVPFILFDSTKPEANNLPFDERAVQETKLKVNFAPDLMKLLLGSSPG; translated from the coding sequence ATGAAATATCTACTCATTATATTCGACGGAATGGCTGATGAACCGCTTGCGGAGCTTGACGGAAAGACTCCATTGCAAGTCGTAAAAAAGCCTAATATGGACGAGATTGCACGTCTCGGCAGGATCGGAGCAGCGATAACGACTCCCGTCGGGATGACGCCGGGCAGTGATGTCACGAACATGGGAATCCTCGGCTTTGACCCAAAGGCGTATTACACCGGACGCGGGGCAATAGAAGCGGCAAGCCTCGGCATTCCTGTTGAGACATCGGATGCCGTATTCAGGACAAACCTGGTCTCGACTGACGGCGAAAAGATGATCGAGTCGAGCGGCGGGCATATCAGCACACCAGAGGCTCATGAGCTTGTCAAGGCCATAGACGAGAAGCTATCCACGAGTGCAATCAAGTTCTATCCGGGGGTCAGCTACAGGCATATTATGGTCTGGCACGGCGGATCGGCAGAAGTGCACTGCACAGCGCCATATAAGATCATCAATGAACCCGTAATGGAGCATATGCCTGAGGGAGACGGAGATCAAAAACTTCGCCAGATGATGCTCGATTCATATGAAATTTTAGACAATCATCCGGTCAACAGACGCCGTAAGGACGAAGGCCAACTGCCCGCCAATATGATATGGTTCTGGGGCGAGAGCAGGCCGCCTGCGATCCCGAGCTTTGTCAAACAGTTCGGTATGCCGGGAGCTGTCGTTGCCGCAGTCGATCTCATAAAGGGACTTGGACGTATGGTCGGTCTGGATGTGATCAACGTGCCGGGAGTGACCGGTTATGTCGATACGAACTATCTGGGCAAGGGTCAATACGCCGTTGAAGCCCTTAAGAAGTATGACTTCGTGTGGGTGCATGTGGAAGCGCCGGATGAGGCCGGGCACGAGAGCGATATAGATAAGAAAATCGAAGCTATCCAGGAGTGTGACGAAAAGGTCCTTGGTACTATCCTGAATGGCCTCAAAAAATCAGATGAAGATGCGCGAATCCTGCTTATGCCGGACCACCCGACGCCTATCGCGACAGGATCACATTCGTCGAATGGCGTGCCGTTTATACTGTTCGACTCCACAAAGCCGGAGGCCAATAACCTGCCGTTTGATGAGCGCGCAGTCCAAGAGACAAAGCTGAAAGTCAACTTCGCGCCCGACTTGATGAAACTGCTTCTCGGCAGTAGCCCAGGGTAA
- a CDS encoding phosphoribosylaminoimidazolesuccinocarboxamide synthase: MIVTATDIKGLKKHATGKVRDIYDLGDSLLMIASDRLSAFDVVLPTGIPDKGRVLTQMSLFWFDLTKDLIENHLISADIDEILARIGKAGVENPEDYREMLDGRSMITVKAAPTPIECVVRGYLAGSAWKEYSAMKAASGNGDAIVLHGVTLPSNMVESQKMPEPVFTPSTKESTGHDINISAEKACEIVGEDLGRQLEAASLGVYKRASEYAAGKGIIICDTKFEFGLLDCRLILIDEVLTPDSSRFWDAQTYTPGKSQPSFDKQFVRDYLLTLDWDQTYPGPELPAEIVEKTADKYREAYRRITGKSL, from the coding sequence ATGATCGTGACCGCGACCGATATCAAGGGTCTCAAAAAGCATGCGACCGGTAAGGTGCGCGATATATATGACCTCGGCGACAGCCTGCTGATGATCGCCAGCGACAGGCTTTCCGCCTTTGACGTTGTGCTGCCGACCGGCATACCCGACAAGGGCAGGGTCCTTACGCAGATGTCTCTCTTCTGGTTCGATCTGACTAAAGACCTGATCGAAAATCATCTGATCTCGGCTGATATAGACGAAATTTTGGCTCGAATAGGCAAAGCAGGAGTTGAGAATCCCGAAGATTATCGAGAGATGCTCGACGGGCGGTCGATGATAACGGTCAAGGCCGCGCCTACACCAATAGAGTGCGTAGTCAGAGGATACCTTGCAGGTTCGGCATGGAAAGAGTATTCCGCAATGAAGGCTGCATCGGGAAACGGTGACGCAATCGTGCTTCACGGCGTTACGCTGCCGTCGAATATGGTCGAATCACAAAAAATGCCCGAGCCTGTGTTTACTCCATCGACCAAGGAGTCGACCGGACACGATATAAACATCAGCGCTGAAAAGGCGTGCGAGATTGTAGGCGAAGACCTGGGCAGACAGCTCGAAGCGGCTTCACTCGGAGTCTACAAGCGCGCATCCGAGTATGCTGCGGGCAAAGGGATTATCATTTGCGATACCAAGTTTGAGTTCGGGTTGCTGGACTGCCGTCTGATATTGATTGACGAGGTGCTTACGCCCGATTCGTCGCGGTTCTGGGATGCGCAGACATACACCCCCGGCAAGAGCCAGCCGAGTTTCGACAAGCAGTTTGTGCGCGATTATCTGCTGACTCTGGATTGGGACCAGACATATCCGGGACCTGAACTGCCGGCGGAGATAGTCGAGAAGACTGCCGACAAGTATCGTGAGGCGTATCGAAGGATTACCGGGAAATCGCTTTAG
- the thrC gene encoding threonine synthase, translating to MVTINPETACFKRLPLIERYREFLPVTETTPIVSLLEGYTPMIRVDRLASQISDKITMYVKFEGMNPTGSFKDRGMTMAITKAVEAGSKATICASTGNTAASAAAYSARAGLVCAVILPKGEVALGKVSQSMMHGAKVIAVDGNFDDALNIVKDITNKYPITLVNSLNPYRIEGQKTGAFEICDDLGHPPTYHAIPVGNAGNITAYWAGYKAYKEAGVIDRLPKMLGFQAAKSAPIVEGHPIPNPETIATAIRIGNPASWKYAEAARDESGGLIEKVTDEEITEAQKLLASTEGVFCEPASAASVAGVIKKAKEGFFTEKCEIVCILTGHGLKDPKRAMEICPAFIELPADTEAVAKEMKLV from the coding sequence ATGGTTACCATCAACCCCGAAACGGCCTGTTTTAAGCGGCTGCCGCTGATAGAGAGATATCGCGAGTTCCTGCCAGTGACCGAGACTACTCCGATCGTGTCGCTCCTGGAGGGCTATACGCCTATGATCCGTGTGGATAGGCTGGCATCCCAGATCAGTGACAAGATCACTATGTATGTCAAGTTCGAGGGAATGAACCCGACCGGCAGTTTCAAGGACCGCGGCATGACCATGGCTATCACGAAAGCAGTCGAGGCCGGAAGCAAGGCGACAATCTGCGCATCCACCGGCAATACTGCCGCATCCGCCGCCGCATACTCCGCGCGCGCAGGACTTGTGTGCGCTGTTATCCTGCCTAAGGGCGAGGTCGCGCTGGGCAAAGTCTCGCAGTCTATGATGCATGGCGCGAAGGTCATAGCAGTAGACGGCAACTTCGACGACGCTCTGAATATAGTTAAAGATATCACCAACAAATATCCGATAACACTGGTCAACTCCTTGAACCCCTACAGGATCGAGGGGCAGAAGACGGGCGCATTCGAGATTTGTGACGATCTGGGTCATCCACCGACATATCACGCGATACCCGTTGGCAATGCCGGCAATATTACGGCTTACTGGGCAGGTTACAAGGCGTATAAAGAAGCTGGAGTTATCGACAGACTGCCTAAGATGCTTGGATTCCAGGCTGCAAAGTCCGCACCGATTGTCGAAGGTCACCCGATTCCCAACCCAGAAACTATCGCGACTGCTATACGCATCGGCAACCCTGCAAGCTGGAAATACGCAGAAGCCGCACGTGACGAATCCGGCGGACTGATCGAGAAAGTCACTGACGAGGAGATCACCGAGGCTCAAAAACTTTTGGCATCTACCGAAGGCGTGTTCTGCGAACCGGCGTCTGCTGCATCGGTCGCAGGGGTCATAAAGAAGGCTAAAGAAGGCTTCTTTACCGAAAAGTGCGAGATTGTCTGCATACTCACTGGACATGGACTCAAGGACCCGAAACGGGCAATGGAGATATGTCCGGCTTTCATCGAACTGCCCGCAGACACTGAAGCGGTGGCAAAGGAGATGAAGCTGGTATGA
- a CDS encoding homoserine dehydrogenase, protein MKDIINVGVIGFGIVGAGTVKILLDNQDAIAQKVGSKICVKRIADLDITTPRPVEIDKSILTTDANDILNDPDIDIVVETIGGIHPAKDFILRALANGKSVATANKELIAKEGVDILPKAAELGLDFMFEASVGGGIPIIRPLKSGLAGNQILEVKGIVNGTTNYILTKMREEGLDFAEVLKDAQSKGYAEADPTADIEGHDAAYKTSILASIAFTSRMDVTKVYHEGITKISAEDMNYAEQLGYVIKLLGIAKQVDHGMLARVHPTFLPVKHPLASVDGVMNAIWVKGDAVGEVMFYGPGAGSLAAGSAVVGDVIDIARNINDGSTSHFHCTCYEHREMLGMEHVSCKNYVRILAKDKPRVLASIASKLADHNVSISSVIQNPKPETNAEIVILTHTAKEPDMADALEAIRNLPVVTEICSWIRVEE, encoded by the coding sequence GTGAAAGACATTATTAACGTAGGTGTAATCGGATTTGGAATAGTCGGAGCGGGCACCGTCAAGATCCTGCTGGATAATCAAGATGCCATCGCACAAAAAGTCGGGTCGAAGATTTGCGTCAAACGAATTGCCGACCTCGATATCACGACCCCGCGTCCCGTGGAGATCGATAAATCTATCCTGACGACAGACGCAAACGATATACTCAATGACCCCGATATCGATATCGTGGTCGAGACGATAGGCGGAATCCATCCTGCCAAAGACTTCATTTTGCGTGCACTCGCAAACGGCAAGAGCGTGGCAACAGCAAACAAAGAACTCATTGCCAAAGAAGGCGTGGACATATTGCCGAAAGCCGCGGAGCTTGGGCTCGACTTTATGTTCGAGGCAAGTGTGGGCGGCGGCATCCCTATCATCCGTCCGCTGAAGTCGGGCCTTGCAGGCAATCAGATACTCGAAGTCAAGGGCATCGTTAACGGGACCACGAATTATATACTCACGAAAATGCGCGAGGAAGGTCTCGACTTCGCCGAGGTGCTAAAGGATGCTCAGTCGAAAGGCTATGCCGAAGCTGACCCGACAGCCGACATCGAAGGGCACGACGCTGCATACAAGACATCGATCCTGGCTTCCATTGCATTCACCAGCCGGATGGATGTCACGAAGGTCTATCATGAAGGCATCACCAAGATTTCGGCTGAGGATATGAACTACGCCGAACAGCTCGGATATGTCATAAAGCTGCTGGGCATCGCCAAACAGGTCGACCATGGGATGCTGGCGCGTGTGCACCCCACATTCCTGCCGGTGAAGCATCCGCTTGCAAGTGTGGACGGCGTTATGAACGCCATCTGGGTGAAGGGTGACGCAGTCGGTGAGGTGATGTTCTATGGACCGGGCGCGGGTTCGCTGGCAGCGGGGAGCGCTGTGGTCGGCGACGTGATCGACATCGCAAGAAACATTAATGACGGCTCGACGTCCCACTTCCACTGCACATGCTATGAGCACCGCGAGATGCTTGGAATGGAACATGTGAGCTGCAAGAACTACGTCAGAATCCTGGCAAAAGATAAGCCGAGGGTGCTGGCTTCCATTGCAAGTAAACTTGCAGACCATAATGTGAGCATATCTTCCGTCATTCAGAATCCCAAGCCGGAAACCAATGCCGAAATCGTGATTCTTACACACACAGCCAAGGAACCGGATATGGCCGATGCTCTGGAAGCGATTAGGAACCTGCCGGTCGTGACCGAGATATGCAGTTGGATTAGAGTGGAAGAATAA
- a CDS encoding acetyl-CoA carboxylase, biotin carboxyl carrier protein, protein MEKLDIDISQVKKLLELVESHNLEELTVESDDLSITVKGTSSKQATQVMVQAAGQIEASEQIVEEYVEEEHEHPQAELEGNIVDITAPLVGVFYRAPSPDAPVFVEVGDSIEVGTEVGLIEAMKVFSPIPSEIAGVVVDIPTTNGALVHEGDVLFRVRVGEE, encoded by the coding sequence TTGGAAAAACTCGATATAGACATTTCGCAGGTCAAAAAACTGCTTGAACTGGTCGAATCACACAATCTTGAAGAGCTTACCGTCGAGTCCGATGACCTCTCCATTACTGTAAAAGGCACTTCATCAAAACAGGCAACCCAAGTGATGGTTCAGGCGGCTGGTCAGATCGAAGCGTCCGAACAGATTGTCGAAGAATATGTGGAAGAAGAACATGAGCATCCGCAGGCGGAACTGGAAGGCAACATAGTCGATATAACGGCGCCGCTCGTGGGTGTATTCTATAGAGCGCCGTCACCCGATGCGCCGGTTTTCGTGGAAGTCGGCGACAGCATCGAAGTCGGTACGGAAGTCGGCCTTATCGAAGCTATGAAAGTCTTCAGCCCCATACCAAGCGAGATCGCCGGAGTGGTTGTAGATATTCCCACAACCAATGGCGCGCTGGTCCATGAAGGAGACGTGCTGTTCAGGGTGAGAGTCGGCGAGGAGTAA
- a CDS encoding Fic family protein: MSRYETNTGVEGEYELGSRKRVLKNLLGICLKSEMDQTEHLAMVSAQTRYYTKNLVTKNTRFNAELIQKMHKDWLGSIYEWAGKYRTVELEKDGFKWPPAYLIQDNMSAFESYILSQHTPCRGKTIANVCDSIARVHAELLLIHPFREGNGRIARWLVDLMAAQAGYPPPLYRFVGKGSKTEKIRYLSAVISGYKKDYEDLAGFFEDCILLRLQAR, encoded by the coding sequence ATGAGCAGATATGAGACAAATACGGGTGTTGAGGGAGAATATGAGCTGGGCTCAAGGAAACGCGTGCTCAAGAACCTGCTCGGCATATGTCTGAAAAGCGAGATGGACCAGACTGAGCACTTGGCGATGGTGAGCGCTCAGACAAGGTACTATACCAAAAACTTAGTTACAAAGAACACACGGTTTAATGCCGAGCTGATACAGAAGATGCACAAAGACTGGCTTGGCAGTATATATGAATGGGCTGGTAAGTATCGCACAGTTGAACTGGAGAAAGATGGATTCAAATGGCCACCGGCATATCTTATTCAGGATAATATGAGTGCATTTGAGTCATACATTCTGAGCCAGCACACACCCTGCAGGGGGAAGACTATTGCCAATGTGTGTGACAGCATAGCAAGGGTTCATGCTGAGCTTCTGCTCATACATCCATTTCGTGAAGGTAATGGAAGAATAGCCCGCTGGTTGGTGGATCTTATGGCCGCACAGGCAGGTTATCCACCACCGCTATACAGGTTTGTTGGTAAAGGATCAAAGACAGAGAAGATACGGTATCTCAGTGCGGTGATATCTGGCTACAAAAAAGACTACGAGGATTTAGCAGGTTTTTTCGAGGACTGCATATTGCTGCGCTTGCAAGCCCGTTGA
- a CDS encoding GGDEF domain-containing protein, with product MKTVRDLMTPDVVWVTPSTRVKVAVTFIKGNKIGALPVVTSSGPIGLVTLFDLIGEPEDSPVEEVMSSEFTTVGPDVSSYDALKKVQKTGATHLIVMQDDQMIGILSRTDLINELGRTFDPLTELPWSDTFREWAINALKGGQEISIILFDLDKFGLFNKKYGHVVGDTVIKSVADVLKKGIDSDLELLCRYGGDEFGIVTVRHADEAIALANILKERVSKIDIPEVPEGVTTTYGMFGGRRTKEREDIHYAATIDDLITRASKNCTASKPHRIEEERQAAVQTTASTIDEVMSGEIIRRAPRLKIKTISFTSSGTDAKVSVALGRGTDEFVRESSGYAAGEDSIVRLFAEAAAGAVCKSLAPDHGIIVEDASVLESGKDDEIVNVVAVYVHPRSSIKLTGSALVRRGDHYRAAAAALLDAVNRQIEIAPAREKEEESI from the coding sequence ATGAAAACCGTAAGAGATCTGATGACACCTGACGTGGTCTGGGTCACACCGTCGACTCGCGTCAAGGTTGCCGTCACATTCATAAAAGGCAATAAAATCGGCGCACTGCCCGTCGTGACAAGCAGCGGACCTATCGGGCTGGTGACACTTTTCGACCTCATCGGTGAACCTGAAGATTCACCGGTCGAAGAAGTGATGAGCAGCGAGTTCACCACTGTCGGCCCGGATGTCTCCTCGTACGACGCACTCAAAAAAGTGCAAAAAACAGGTGCAACCCATCTTATCGTGATGCAAGACGATCAGATGATCGGAATACTCTCACGAACAGATCTGATAAATGAACTCGGCCGCACCTTTGATCCGCTTACGGAACTGCCATGGTCCGATACATTCCGTGAATGGGCTATAAATGCGCTCAAAGGCGGACAGGAAATCAGTATCATTCTCTTTGACCTCGATAAGTTCGGCCTCTTCAACAAGAAATATGGGCATGTGGTCGGCGACACGGTCATCAAGTCAGTGGCGGATGTGCTCAAAAAGGGTATTGACTCCGACCTGGAACTGCTGTGCAGATATGGTGGAGACGAGTTCGGAATCGTGACCGTACGGCACGCCGATGAAGCGATTGCACTGGCGAACATCCTCAAGGAAAGAGTCTCGAAGATAGATATCCCGGAAGTGCCTGAGGGCGTCACTACAACCTACGGCATGTTCGGCGGAAGGCGCACCAAAGAACGCGAGGATATCCACTATGCCGCAACAATTGACGACCTGATTACGCGTGCAAGCAAAAACTGCACCGCCAGTAAACCGCACCGTATTGAAGAGGAGCGACAAGCTGCCGTTCAAACCACTGCGTCGACGATTGATGAAGTCATGTCGGGTGAGATAATACGGCGAGCGCCGAGACTCAAGATCAAAACAATCAGCTTTACAAGCTCCGGCACTGATGCAAAGGTGAGCGTGGCGCTCGGCAGAGGGACTGATGAGTTCGTCCGAGAGTCAAGTGGATATGCAGCAGGTGAAGACAGCATAGTCCGACTCTTTGCTGAAGCGGCGGCCGGAGCAGTATGCAAGTCACTGGCACCGGACCACGGAATTATTGTTGAAGACGCATCTGTTCTGGAATCCGGCAAAGATGATGAGATCGTCAACGTGGTCGCAGTATATGTGCATCCCAGGTCGAGCATTAAACTGACCGGAAGCGCGCTCGTTCGACGCGGAGACCACTATCGCGCCGCTGCCGCAGCACTGCTTGACGCTGTAAACAGGCAGATCGAGATTGCTCCGGCTCGCGAGAAGGAAGAAGAAAGTATTTAA
- a CDS encoding Glu/Leu/Phe/Val dehydrogenase: protein MTKQSVAVQANPFETAQTQLDKAAAKLRLDPAIHAVLREPLRELHVSLPVKMDDGSVKVFKGFRVQYNDARGPNKGGIRFHPEETIDTVRALAAWMTWKTAVVDIPLGGGKGGVICNPKKMSERELERLSRAYIDQVGRIIGPDKDVPAPDVYTTPQIMAWMMDEFSKINGCNSPGVITGKPLCVGGSEGRGDATARGGAYCVREAAKYLDIDLTKATVAIQGFGNAGQYAATLFAELLGCKIVAVSDTKGGVYCESGIDPEAIVAHKLKTGSVVGFPGTRPITNGDILELAVDVLVPAALENVITADNAADIQAKIVCELANGPTTPEADEILHKNGVFVIPDFLANAGGVTVSYYEWVQNVTNFYWEEDEVHVKLDKKMTKAFSDVLVMSGDYKVDMRTAAYMVSIQRVADAMKLRGWV, encoded by the coding sequence ATGACTAAGCAGTCAGTGGCCGTACAGGCCAACCCGTTCGAGACTGCGCAAACGCAGCTCGACAAGGCAGCCGCAAAGTTGCGGTTGGACCCGGCGATTCATGCGGTACTACGAGAGCCGCTCCGTGAGCTACACGTATCGCTGCCGGTAAAGATGGACGATGGGTCCGTCAAAGTTTTCAAGGGCTTCAGGGTGCAGTATAATGACGCCCGAGGTCCGAACAAGGGCGGGATCCGCTTCCACCCCGAGGAGACGATCGATACGGTTCGTGCCCTTGCTGCGTGGATGACATGGAAGACCGCCGTTGTAGACATTCCGCTTGGCGGCGGGAAGGGTGGGGTAATCTGCAACCCCAAGAAAATGTCCGAAAGAGAGCTTGAGAGGCTCAGCCGGGCATATATCGACCAGGTCGGGCGAATTATCGGTCCCGACAAGGACGTCCCCGCTCCCGACGTCTACACCACTCCCCAGATCATGGCCTGGATGATGGACGAGTTCTCCAAAATCAACGGCTGCAACAGCCCCGGCGTCATCACGGGCAAGCCGCTTTGCGTCGGAGGATCGGAAGGCCGTGGGGATGCGACTGCACGCGGAGGAGCGTATTGCGTTCGTGAGGCCGCGAAATATCTGGACATCGACCTCACCAAGGCGACTGTCGCGATCCAGGGCTTCGGCAATGCAGGCCAATATGCAGCCACACTCTTTGCGGAACTGCTCGGGTGCAAGATCGTCGCGGTGAGCGACACAAAGGGCGGCGTATACTGTGAGTCCGGGATCGACCCGGAGGCCATAGTAGCCCATAAGCTCAAGACAGGCTCAGTAGTGGGGTTCCCAGGGACCAGACCAATCACTAACGGCGACATTCTGGAGCTTGCTGTGGACGTATTGGTGCCCGCGGCGCTTGAGAATGTGATCACAGCCGATAACGCAGCGGACATTCAGGCCAAGATCGTGTGTGAGCTGGCCAATGGTCCGACCACACCCGAGGCCGATGAAATCCTCCACAAAAACGGAGTCTTCGTTATTCCCGACTTCCTTGCGAATGCGGGAGGAGTCACCGTATCCTACTATGAGTGGGTGCAGAACGTCACCAACTTCTATTGGGAAGAGGACGAGGTCCATGTCAAGCTCGACAAGAAAATGACCAAGGCATTCAGCGATGTTTTGGTGATGTCGGGCGACTACAAGGTCGATATGCGCACGGCCGCATACATGGTCAGCATTCAGCGAGTGGCTGATGCCATGAAGCTCAGAGGCTGGGTGTGA